GGGATGCAACCAGGCCTGCTATGACAAGGCCTTCCCCATCTCGCACATCCGCTACTGGGTCTTCCAGATCATCCTGGTGTGCACACCCAGCCTGTGCTTCATCACCTACTCCGTGCACCAGTCGGCCAAGCAGCGCGACCGCCGCTACTCCTTCCTCTACCCGCTGCTGGAGCGCTCCGAGTACAGCCATGGCAGCGCCCGAAAGCTCCGCAACATCAACGGCATCATGGTGCACCACGGCGACGGAGGTGGGAAAGATGAACACGACTGCATGGAGGTCAAGGAGATCCCCAACGCGCCCCGTGGACTGACACACGGCAAGAAGTCCAAGCAGCGCCAGCAGGAGGGTATCTCGCGCTTCTACATCATCCAGGTGGTGTTCCGCAACGCGCTGGAGATCGGATTCCTGGCGGGCCAGTACTTCCTGTATGGCTTCAGTGTGCCGGGAATCTTTGAGTGCGACCGCTACCCGTGCCTGAAGGAGGTGGAGTGCTACGTGTCGCGGCCCACCGAGAAGACGGTCTTCCTGGTGTTCATGTTCGCCGTGAGCGGCGTCTGTGTGCTGCTCAACCTGGCGGAGCTCAACCACCTGGGCTGGAGGAAGATCAAGGCCGCCATCCGAGGCGTGCAGGCTCGCCGGAAGTCCATCTGCGAGATCCGCAAGAAGGACATGGCCCACCTGTCGCAGCCCCCCAACATGGGCCGGACCCAGTCCAGCGAGTCCGCCTACGTCTGATGGAGACAGGCTAGAATCTGTGGCAGTGCGacgaggcgggggggggggggactattTTGCTCTCTTTTCAGAGTTTGATTAGGAAGGAGGTGGAAAAAAGGGCATGGTGAAAGATGCCGTAGAATATTtggtgcacattttttttttttttcttacttgGCTTTTTTTCATACCTTGACATGGGAATTGTTTTTCAGTTGGGTCATGTGGGAGAGGCTGTCGCCTGTATAGTTTCCGGGCCAGAGCCGGTGGGGCCGAGGAGGGGACTGATCGTCTGTCACGGTGCTGTTCTGGCTCATATCTACCGTGAGGAGGGATCCTTAACTGTAAAAGGAGCGGAAGGGCTGTCGTGACAATGATCTACTCTCCGAAGGCAAAGTTCAGGGAATCTGCCCTCTGACCCCTCTCTTCTCTGCAGAGAGAATGGTGTAGCTCTTAAATTGCTCTCCGGAGTAGTGAACCAATCCCGTCATTGGGATCCCAGAGAAGTGTTGCCCTCCCAGAACAATTTTAAAGAGCTGGTGCCGGGGAAAAAATTACGTTTATGTTTCGTCTCCTGGCAAACgaatattaaaacaaacacagtgaaggaatattataaacacatcttctctcctgttctctaccGCTGGCACCTTCACCTTTAAATCTGGGTTGGGATGACAGCTGAGTCTTTTTCTCCTGTCCTCCTTGGTGTAACATTTAGAGAGGAACCAACGGAGGCTTTAAATAACAATACCTGCACTCAAAAACTGCTCACCTGCCACCAACTCCTAACAACCCGATTCAtggtttttttcccccagaacTTTATAGTGGTGACTTCTATGAGACTGGCAAAAAGAAACGGGATAgcgagagagtgtgagagagtggagaaagagagggggtggaCACAAGAGAGGACATGActtgagacaaagagaaatgaaGAGGTATATTCTCCTTGAACGGTGGCTAGTGAGAAACCCAATCATCATATCACTAATCACTGTGACGAGTCACTATAATATCACTGTTACTGAGTTGATATCATATTTCTTCTGACAGTTAGTGCCATCCTTATGATTAACTTCCTGTTTGAaagttattttatattatttaatataatttagttgaggaagtatttaaaaaataaacgtaTTTGTCTTCATGTGGGAGGGGAGTCAGCAAAACATGCTGTTGATTAGGATCtacttcaaatgttttaaatgtctgtattttcaaatgtttcatttcaaagcacTTGTGTCAATGGATCTGACAGTGTCTGAGAGGAGGATCTCATCAGGTCATAGAAAAAGACTTAGAAAGTAGTGTTTCTGTAAAGAACAAGGTGTTATTTTGAATTGTGCTCTTGACAGAGGCTGTGTCCATTTACTAGTTTGTTCTGCATTCGTACGTGGTGATCAGTGTGCATGCCTttaacagaaaagaaaaaactgaaagatTATATCGGACCTTGATCGTTGAAGACCGGCAAAACTCCGGTCGGGAGAATTGCTCTGTggaatcagaaaataaaaaaagagcaaCACACCCTCGCCCAATGCTCACTGAACACAGTGTTTGGCTTTCCTGCAACAGCGGCCGACTCGGAAAGGGACCTGGCATTTGAATCCCAATGCCCTTTGAACCCCGAGGTGAGACCCGACCCGGGAGGCGCCGGTTGGGAGGGGCCTTGTGGACAGCAGAATGGCCTCACAGCAAGACCAAACGTGACCAGCCGGATGAGGAGCGTCAACAGGCAGTACAACCGTGCCTCCTGTGCTCCCAATGTGCCATGTACGTTGTGTGTGCGTAATTATGCCATGACCTTCAGAGGGAGGCACGCCCACACCGGCTACGGTTGATGTCCTGTCCGGAGAGCGGATCAGCGTGGTTCCGCCCGAGTGGAACCGATTGGGCTGGCGCCTTCCCCCGCTCATCCGTAACACCCAATTCCGTTGGAGCCTTGACGTGGGCGGAGGAAACGCACGGCCTGGAGCGTGTGGTGTGTGGACTCTACAGCACCccgcacacaaaaacactctgGAGCTTGGTAGAGAAGGGGGGAGGGCTAGAGAGGGAGACGGTTGCTGGAAGATGTTTGCAACAGCAGCATGTTATtcttttgactcatctgtcagGCAGGTATCAGAGTTTGATATACTCAGCTTGGCAGATACAAATTCTGTTTGAATGTTCAGAGAGCGCTGCATTCTTCCCCCGTGGCTTCTGCTAAGTGATAAATTTGGCTttggctttttttatttttttaacttcaGACAGCATGggtttctttttgtgtgtgtaatgctcTGTTAACCAAATTATAGAGTTCACGATGAAGATGTTTGGGTTTACGATGACATCGGCTGGGATAGGGCCAAACCAACTCCAGCCGAAAGTGGAGCGCAGAGAAGAACTGGCCTATCCTGTGTTTCACACTACTCTAAATTTAGATGACAAAAGCCAAAACTAAGAAAACAGACATGGGAGAGGAAATATAACTGTCGGCACCCATGGAACCTGGAAATATGTGGTTATATGTAGTTGCAGATTGGCTTGaaaataacagtaaatgtaCCATGTCCTGAACAGAATGATTGAAGGCCACACTGTTCAGACAAATAGCAGCAAAACTAATATTTGGGGGACTCAAGAAAAAAAGGACCAGTGCTTTAGAAATGCCAACTGTGTATTTACAGTCCCTTTCAACCCGTGACTGATGTGGAGGTCTAGTCTTATTGAGCTGTGAAGTGGCCCGAGTCTGTCCATTCACCCACTCACGTCTGTGATAAACTGTGCGAAAGGTGCAGTTAATTTCCAGATGGAATTAGTCTCCCTCTTCTTAGCTTGTAGAATGTCCGTTTTGATTGGTCGTGGAGGAGTACTGAGAAGTTGACTGTTGACAGGGCATGAATAGTTAAGGCATGCCTTTCCCTCAGTTACCTTAAGCACATCCCTCTCTTCAGGAAGGACTTACATTGTGACCTTGGGAAGGATGGTCTGAGGTGTTGTGTAGTTCTGAATGTATAGGACTTTCCATTCTCTGTCCTGGCTCTTCACGGCTACTCTCCCGGCTGGCCTCATTTAGGGGTACACGACAATTCACAGGGTTTTTGCAGACACACTGTACTCTCCAGACTATTTTTCTGGAAAATGATTATTATGCAATTTCGTTTCCTTTTTTTCTGGCTTGCGGATTAATTTAGTCTTCTGTTGCTTTTTTTGTACAGTGATGtgattgtttttaatgtgaagaacaaaacttttttaaatgtgcaaacTGGGGGAGTGTATTGAAATACGTGTTATATTTCTGCCCTTGCCAAAGTTATATGCAAATTACATGGggacaaatgtattatttttaaacgCATGTACAATGGCTAGAATAAGTATGTTTCTACCGTTTCTTCTATCTAAACTTAAtcttaaaaaagaaatgcttttAAGTAGTCTTAGCTATGGAGATAAACATGTAATGGAAAAGTAATGCCAAGAACCCTTTTTAACTATTTTATGAAATCAGTAAATAACAAATCAGTTGTTTCTAAACCGAATAGCTTAGAATTAAGCCCtgcagttttttgttttctttcagccaCACCTTTGAGATACTTTGAATTATCCACTATGTAAAGTGATTGGGAAAAGAAAAACTCTCAAGATGTGGATACGATGAGTTATATGTGAAGTGTAAGGCAAATGTTTCAGGCATTTTCAAGCCATGGAGAAGACAGAATAAACTTCACTCCAATGTGAAACCAGTGAAGCCCATAGCACGCCCCTAGACACAACAGCACGAGGTAGACACTGAGTCTTTCACTCAGTCAAAACTGTTTCAGGAATTTTTCACTTATAAATTACTACACATCTTTTAAAGGAAgatttttattaacatttttacaattaATACAACCAAACTTTTGTAAACAGTGACAGCCTCTAGGTTCCTCCTTACACAGGAAACATGCATCGACAACGTCTAGCTAAAGAGGGGCACTTCAAGTATCGTGAGACATAATTTACACAAGGAAGTTCCTGTGTTCAGAAACGTTCTCAAAACTAGTTAGATGGTAAGAAAATCCCTTTAACCGACAGAGTTGTTGCAAAACAGGCCCATCAACTCTGACTCTGTGGCCGCCATTTTATATTCAAGCCTCAAACATGTTGACTAAAATGTTGGTGCTATCTACCCCCATTGTGGACTATCACCAGGAGATCCATTTACCATGCAGATTCAGAGAAACCTTTCCTGGTAGAGAAGCGAGGACCTGAGCTCACACACTTCCAATTGGCAGGAATGGATACCATCTGTGGTGGCAGAGAGCAAATATTGAACATGCCACTTTATATGCCTGCTTTACCACCCCACCAAACCACCAACAGTACCACCTGTCTGAAGCCAGGATTCATTCCAACCTAGCAATGTTTACACTTGACCTCTATATTAACAATATTCACCCCGTCCTTACACATTTCTAACTCCGAAAAGTTTACCTTTGAGTGAGAGTCCTGCTAAcatttgtaggtttttatacagtacccaaGACCAATCTTACAGTAGGCTTTAACACAGTACCCAAGACCAGTTTAGTAGTATTTGTAGGTTTTTAATCAATACCCAAGACCAGTCAGGTAGttgttgtaggtttttatacagtacctaaGACCAGTTTGGTAGTATTTGTAgatttttatacagtaactaagACCAGTTTGGTAGTATTTGTAGGTTTTTATTCAGCACCCAAGACCAGTAGTTGAAGGTTTTATTCAGTACCCAAATGCAGTCTGTGAGTTTATTTGACCATGGGGAAATGTAAACACTGCAATATGGGTTTGATGAAATGAATCCCCTGACCTCACACTGGGGTTGTATCAAACCAGTGGCAAGGGGGTTTCAGAGCTGTAACAG
The sequence above is a segment of the Esox lucius isolate fEsoLuc1 chromosome 1, fEsoLuc1.pri, whole genome shotgun sequence genome. Coding sequences within it:
- the LOC105026875 gene encoding gap junction delta-2 protein; this translates as MGEWTILERLLEAAVQQHSTMIGRILLTVVVIFRILIVAIVGETVYEDEQTMFICNTLQPGCNQACYDKAFPISHIRYWVFQIILVCTPSLCFITYSVHQSAKQRDRRYSFLYPLLERSEYSHGSARKLRNINGIMVHHGDGGGKDEHDCMEVKEIPNAPRGLTHGKKSKQRQQEGISRFYIIQVVFRNALEIGFLAGQYFLYGFSVPGIFECDRYPCLKEVECYVSRPTEKTVFLVFMFAVSGVCVLLNLAELNHLGWRKIKAAIRGVQARRKSICEIRKKDMAHLSQPPNMGRTQSSESAYV